A part of Escherichia marmotae genomic DNA contains:
- the creA gene encoding protein CreA has translation MKYKHLILSLSLIMLGPLAHAEEIGSVDTVFKMIGPDHKIVVEAFDDPDVKNVTCYVSRAKTGGIKGGLGLAEDTSDAAISCQQVGPIELSERIKNGKAQGEVVFKKRTSLVFKSLQVVRFYDAKRNALAYLAYSDKVVDGSPKNAISAVPVMPWRQ, from the coding sequence ATGAAATACAAGCATTTGATCCTATCTTTAAGCCTGATAATGCTGGGGCCGTTGGCACATGCGGAAGAAATTGGTTCGGTTGATACCGTATTTAAAATGATCGGCCCGGATCACAAAATTGTCGTAGAAGCCTTCGACGATCCCGATGTAAAAAATGTCACCTGCTATGTGAGCCGGGCGAAAACGGGCGGTATTAAAGGCGGATTGGGGCTGGCGGAAGATACTTCCGACGCGGCTATTTCCTGCCAGCAAGTCGGACCGATTGAACTGTCAGAACGCATTAAAAACGGCAAAGCCCAGGGCGAAGTGGTATTCAAGAAACGTACATCGCTGGTCTTTAAGTCGTTACAGGTCGTGCGCTTCTATGATGCCAAACGCAATGCGCTCGCCTATCTGGCTTACTCCGACAAAGTTGTCGATGGTTCACCGAAAAATGCCATCAGCGCCGTCCCTGTCATGCCGTGGCGACAATAA